Proteins co-encoded in one Nostoc sp. MS1 genomic window:
- a CDS encoding IS630 family transposase (programmed frameshift), producing MKPYSLDFRQKIFDTYLSGGISQRQLANKFCVSLGFIEKLLKQYRETASIAPKVRTKQTPPKLNEEQIKILEEIVEAKNDSTLSEIRFILKEKTGITVGISTVDRMLQRREISLKKKTLHADEKETERVQLLRVQFWLQLHGIPEENLVFLDEAGANLSLIRHSARSKKGKRAHGSRPQKRCKNVSIIGAIALKGVISQYSILGASDGLTFEAYISQKLVPLLWEGACVIMDNCSIHKGGDIEKLIEAAGAKLIYLPPYSPDFSPIENCWSKIKNLLRSIGARSYPDLAKAIESAFNQVSLNDIYNWFTHSCYCTSPD from the exons ATGAAACCATATTCCCTGGACTTTCGCCAAAAAATATTTGATACATACTTGTCAGGTGGAATATCACAACGTCAATTAGCAAACAAATTTTGTGTCAGTTTAGGTTTTATTGAGAAATTACTAAAGCAATATAGAGAAACAGCAAGTATCGCTCCTAAAGTTAGGACAAAACAAACTCCTCCAAAGCTCAACGAAGAACAAATTAAGATTCTGGAAGAAATAGTCGAAGCTAAGAATGATTCGACTTTATCAGAAATCCGCTTCATTCTCAAAGAAAAAACAGGAATAACAGTTGGTATATCTACGGTAGACAGGATGTTACAGAGGAGAGAAATAAGCCTTA AAAAAAAAACATTGCACGCTGACGAAAAAGAAACTGAAAGAGTTCAATTATTAAGGGTACAGTTCTGGCTTCAACTTCATGGGATACCAGAGGAAAACCTTGTCTTTCTTGACGAAGCCGGAGCTAATCTATCTTTAATAAGACACTCCGCCCGTTCTAAAAAAGGTAAAAGAGCGCATGGGTCACGACCTCAAAAACGCTGTAAAAATGTTTCCATAATTGGAGCGATTGCTCTTAAAGGCGTGATTAGTCAATATAGTATTTTAGGAGCATCTGACGGGCTGACATTTGAGGCTTATATTTCTCAAAAATTAGTTCCTCTTCTGTGGGAAGGCGCTTGTGTAATCATGGATAATTGTTCAATTCATAAAGGTGGAGATATTGAGAAATTAATCGAAGCTGCTGGAGCTAAATTGATTTATTTGCCACCATATTCGCCGGATTTTTCACCAATTGAAAACTGTTGGTCAAAAATTAAAAATTTACTACGTTCTATTGGAGCTAGAAGTTATCCAGACTTAGCAAAAGCAATTGAAAGTGCTTTTAATCAAGTTTCGTTAAATGATATTTATAATTGGTTTACCCATTCTTGTTACTGTACTTCACCAGACTGA
- a CDS encoding tyrosine-type recombinase/integrase: protein MVNNPQLDNLPPIKLIHIQDQAPSTVEGKSRSRERKISLPTDIRWIKVLEFLRSTNLAPNSRKLYERELKRFLGWTQLHYHELRPRHLGLYKEYLRDEVKTDAGKPLSKASINAGVAALKSFFNWMCYTYPDIIATNPTLGIKLEKVPLPPAQSLTDEQMERVWSALELLGETKGRDTALVHILSHGLRAGEIVQLNVGSFDGKLLFLPDTKTNEPRLVPLRKESREVLEEYLRSRSEQGKELNSLTPLMISHHASYKGDRLSYHGIYFAVEKIGELAGIEDLHPHQFRHTYATDLLLLGVDPSHARKLTGHQSEKAFRRYTLRSEQEAAIAAYYRAIGEEPEKES from the coding sequence ATGGTAAACAATCCTCAGCTTGACAACCTACCGCCAATCAAGTTGATCCACATTCAGGATCAAGCGCCATCAACTGTAGAAGGAAAATCTAGAAGCAGGGAAAGAAAAATATCTTTACCCACAGATATACGCTGGATCAAGGTGCTGGAGTTTCTTCGTAGCACCAACCTCGCACCTAATAGTCGGAAATTGTACGAACGCGAACTAAAGCGATTCTTGGGATGGACGCAACTGCACTATCACGAACTACGCCCACGTCACCTGGGACTGTACAAGGAATATCTGCGGGATGAAGTGAAAACTGATGCAGGAAAACCCCTGTCAAAAGCGAGTATCAATGCGGGGGTTGCTGCACTCAAAAGCTTTTTTAATTGGATGTGCTACACGTATCCAGATATAATCGCTACTAATCCCACACTGGGGATAAAGCTAGAAAAAGTACCACTGCCACCAGCCCAAAGTTTAACTGATGAACAGATGGAGCGAGTGTGGTCAGCTTTAGAATTGTTGGGAGAGACAAAAGGGCGCGATACAGCACTTGTCCACATACTTAGTCACGGACTCCGCGCCGGAGAAATTGTACAGCTAAATGTTGGTTCTTTTGATGGCAAGCTGCTGTTCTTGCCTGATACTAAAACGAATGAACCACGATTAGTACCATTGCGAAAAGAAAGCCGTGAAGTCCTGGAAGAATATTTGCGATCGCGCAGCGAACAGGGTAAAGAACTCAATAGCCTCACTCCGTTGATGATTTCACACCATGCTTCATACAAAGGCGATCGCTTGAGCTATCATGGCATTTATTTTGCGGTAGAAAAAATTGGTGAACTAGCTGGCATTGAAGATTTACACCCCCACCAGTTCCGTCATACATACGCCACAGACTTATTGCTGTTGGGCGTTGACCCCAGCCATGCGCGGAAATTGACCGGGCATCAAAGCGAGAAGGCGTTCCGGCGTTATACTTTGCGTAGTGAGCAAGAGGCGGCGATCGCTGCTTATTATCGTGCAATAGGGGAGGAGCCAGAAAAGGAGTCGTAA